CAACGCGGGAGCCGACACCGGAACACTCAACCAGTGGTGTCTGCGCCTCACCTACGGAAGCGGCGCGACGGACGCGGACTTCGTAGCGGGCGCGCCGATCGCGACCGAACTCACGGGGAACCGCCCGAACCCGTTCGGTGCGTCGACGGAGATCTCCTTCGGACTGGCGCGAGAGGGCGAGGTGAACCTGTCCGTGTTTGATGTGTCGGGTCGCCGCGTGGCGAAGGTCTTCAGCGGGCAGATGCCGATCGGCTGGCATCGTGTCGCGTGGGATGGCCGGGACGGCGCGGGGCGTCCGGTGGCGAGCGGTATTTACTTCTACCGCCTCGATGCTGACGGGAACACCTTCACGCGGAAGATGCTCCGCCTGAAGTAATCGACGAGGTCCGGCCGGCGGCCTTCCCCTCCCCCCGGGGCCGGCGGCAGGTGGTGCAGGGGCCGCTTCGCCACGGCGCGGGGCGGCCCTTCCTGCGCGGCGCGGCACGCTCTCCGCAGCCGTCAGGCGTGTACTTTCTGCGCCTGCGTGGCGGCACGGTGCACGCGGACTCGCGCGTGACGCTGCTGCGGTAGCGGCCACTCTCTCCCGGACGCAAGAAGCCCCCCGGATTGCTCCGGGGGGCTTCGGCGGTCCTCTTCCAGCGGCTGCTCTACCTCACGATGATGAGCTTGCGCGTCTGCTCCTTCCCGTGAGTCTGGAGCTTGTAGAAGTAGACCCCCGCCGCCATGCGTGAAGTGTCGAGCGTGTACTCGTGGCGGCCCGCCGGGAGATCGTCGCTGATGATCGTCTTCACGCGACGCCCCGCGACATCGAATACCGACAGGTCCACCTTGCCGTCACGCGGAACCGCAAACGCGATCGCGGTCTGTGCATTGGCCGGATTGGGGAAGTTCTGGTCCAGACCGAAGGCTTCGGCGGACGCGAGAATCTCATCCACATCGACGGGATCATCTCCCGTGATCTCGCGTTGCCAGATGCTCCGGCCGTAGCTGCCCGCGACC
The Gemmatimonadota bacterium DNA segment above includes these coding regions:
- a CDS encoding FlgD immunoglobulin-like domain containing protein, giving the protein NAGADTGTLNQWCLRLTYGSGATDADFVAGAPIATELTGNRPNPFGASTEISFGLAREGEVNLSVFDVSGRRVAKVFSGQMPIGWHRVAWDGRDGAGRPVASGIYFYRLDADGNTFTRKMLRLK